GTTAGATAGTCTATGAAGAAATTTTGCGGACGAATGCgagagaagaaataaaaaaaaaccgaCAAAATGAGTGAGGAAATGATGCATCGTAGCTGGATTTACTTTAGAGGATATGATTCAGACTTTATGATTTTGGGCTccatttattaaaaatggaTGCATTTTTTTAGCTCATTATCTCAGAAAAGGCCATTGAGATCCGATCAAATAAACTCACTAAAAGGCTTTTGGCCCATCAGTCCCCTCAGTCAGTTCAATAACCATATCACATAAAAATATTCTTCATCTTGCCCATTATggttaaataaaataaccaattAGAACCAAAATGTAATCTGTCGATAAAACAAACGATCAAAACATTGAATCATGTCCAGTTTAACAAATCTCAACTTCATTGCCTAaccccgcgcaaggcgcgggtcttatcctagtcttTAAATAGTTCTCTAAGTTTGAAGCCTCGGATTGGAATATTCCTTTCCAGTCTTGTTAAACTTCTAATTTCATTTTTCCAGTACTTTATTACTTTATAATTTTAGGGGTAGTCTTCTACATTTTGAAATATTCCAATCTTGCATCAAATCCCTTCCAGAGATATTATTCGTTTGTTTATTTCCTCATAATAAAGAAGATTGCGTGTTTTTATTGCAACGCCCTCATATATTAACTCTTCCAGCAATCCTAAGCCCTTTTTGTGTTTCTTATCTATTGTAGTCTTGTAGCTCAGTTTCAACTTGTCTATTTTTTTACTCATTTAACAATTATTTCCATGAAATTCATGAGATGTTCAATCATATGTTAAGCTTTGAATGCCTAATGAACCAACACAATGTTCAAATGCACTAATGCAGAGTATAAACTAAAATGTTAAACAAACATTGGCTCTGAACAAAGAAAGACATCTCATgtaactaattttaattttgattatttcttttCAGTCAAGTCCATCGCTATTTAGGCGACAATTGATTTTGATTCAATTATAAACCATAGGAGTAATTCCGAAAAcaagaaaaactaagaaaaaattACATCTAGACATACTTTTTCATTGCCAACTTACATCTAGACATACTTTGAGCATGTCACATACTTTTTTTGGACAAAATACCTAAAAAACCCTTTGAACTCTAACCAACTAAAAAAGTGGGGTGACTTTACTCAATCAATCTCCCTTTACATTTACGATGGAACTTTAATGTCCTAACTCTCTAATTGGTTTTCTCTCTCATTCTTTTCTCCCACACATCTCCTTTGTCAAACGCCATATCTCTTTGAaaaatctatcattttttttttcttgtccttctttcttcattttcctctcCTCTTTCCTTCTTCTCgttctctctttccttttttttatatttttcagatctgaaaatctttCAAAACAACACTACCATCTTGATTGTTTACATGATTACTATCACCACAATAGTTTTTCATTGTCATCACCACAACTCTTTTCACGGCCACCGCCGCACTCGAAGAACCACCGCTGCAATTCTTTCTGAGAAAACCCTGAATACATAAACACAGAATTTTGACCACATGAACATTAATCCGACCACTGACCCTGATTCTGACCATATGAACAATAACCCTGATTCTGACCCTAACCACATCTCTACCAACAACCACGTTTCACCAAGCCAAGCTTCACCAGACAACGTATCAGCCAACCATCCTTCACTCAACCACACTTCTTCCAACCACAAAAGGCAACAACCACCATGTGGTGGTTTCACAGAGGAGCAAATAAGTAGTCatatatttcaatttaaaaatattgacCACATCATATCTGACCATACATATTTATCTGATTTGTACTTTCTTTTGCACCTGTCGTTAGATTGGGTTTATCACACTTTAATCTAACGGTTCCCATTAAAGCACACTATTCAATAAATCTACCAATTAATTGTAACAAAAAAAGACCAACTAGTGTTTACTTTTCAAAATCAAAGTCTCGTTTCTATCAAGggtactttgggaacaaaaaatcaaaaaggtAGTTCCAAAGTACACCTCCAGCTGAAAGTACCTTCAACATGTTATAGATCCAAAAAAAGTAACCCATAATGTAATGCTCTCAAAAACTAAAGgggtataaataaaatataatttaaaaagaagcAGCATATTGTAAAGAAAGcggtcgtcgtcgtcgtctttTCTCGTCGGAAGCTATCAAAAAGAATCGGCAGAGCCTCTCTCGCTTCTCTTTGCATTCACCGACTCACTACGGTAAATCTCTTTTCCCCTCTCTGTTTCGAATCCGAGAATCTAGCTCGAAGGATTCGAATCCCTTTGCTTCATTTGCCAAAACCGATCCTTGATGGGTTTGGATGATCTCGACCTTTGACCAGCTTTACTGTTCTAAGTTTTATCAAAGGTAGCTACTTTTTTTTAAGGGTTTAGAGTAATCAGATTTTAAGGATCAGTACTCTATTAGACAAGaacaaagtttgaatcttttaaCCTGTTCTCGATTACTTGTTTTATGCATGATGAGACAAAACTCTACATTATCCTTTTTGGACATTGTTTCTAGATATAAAGTTTGTGACTTGATGTTACTACTATATTCTTCTAAGCTCTGTTTAccttaaaagtaaaatttgttCAAGCTTGCTTATGATGTTTCCTCTGGCAAACAGATCTTAAAGTGGAGTTACCAAGATGGCGTATGAACTAACTGAGCAAAAGAGTAAAAATTCTCTCTCTCaacttaatatgttttttttcagctACAGTATAACCAGCTTCTTTGCTAGTTGTAAGCATTATGTGTAACTCTTTAGCTAAGATTATATATCTCTCTTTGTTGTGATTTGAGTCAGTTACAGAATGCACAAACTTGAAAACTCTTAGATTCTTTTTCTGTCTTATGACATccatttcttgatttttttttgtttgttggttGCAGAAGTTGGGTTAGGCCTGATTGGCTTTGGTTTATCCTTTTCGTTTCTTGGTATCATCTTGTACTTTGACAGAGGTTTGCTCGCTCTTGGAAACGTGAGAATTCTCTCCCATTCTGTATCTTAGGAGACATTCCAACATTTGAATCTCATTTGGCTTTGTGTTGTTGTGTGCAGTTGTTTTGGTTGATAGGTGTTGGGCTTTTACTTGGTTGGCAGTCAACTTGGAGACTATTCACCAACGTTAACAACTTGAAGGTATGCATAGAACTAAGGCTAATCTTTGTTTAACAGTTCTTGTAGTAATCAATTCCTTTTGGGGGGTACCTTGTTGCAGGGCACAGTCTGTTTCGTGCTTGGACTCTTTCTTATATTTGTACGTTGGCCTATAATAGGCATTATCCTTGAGATGTATGGTTGCATTGTCCTATTCGGGTGAGACCATTTGTTTCTAGTTTCTTATCGATTTCTTCATACAATTACGTCTAAACTAACGTCACATGTTTTTATCATTTGCAGCGGATTTTGGTCAACGGTAAAGATGTTCCTTTCCCAGATTCCTTTTGTTGGGTGGATGATTCAGTATCCTCTCATGGTAAGCAATCCTCGTCAATACTTCCCTTGTCTCCTTCCTTTTGCTTTCCGAACGAACATTCAGAGCTTAGGTTACTGCCTTAAGTTCATTGCGTCCCTTTGTGGTTAGCTAAGTTAGCCTCTCTCGGAAATAGATAGACTCAAGCAACTTGTCATGAAATGTAGTTTCCACAGGATCATCCAAACAATGATTTAGAGCTATGAACATTTAAGGATTTTGGTTTCTTAGCTTAaattgttttgtctttttttgtttgtttggaatGTTCTGTTTTTGCAGGTTCTTGAGCAACTTGTACGAGGTTCTCGTTGAAAAAGATACATAAATCTCAATCCCATCTCTTCAGCCTCTTCAAAAAGCTTCTCTAGAATTCCAAAACAATTGTTgctttactttttttgttttcttttagaaaTAGAATCAAATCCTTTTACGTTCCTTTTTTTTGGGACATGACAGAGACTTTGCTCTGTTTCACATTCTAActttctttctatatatataaaaaaaaagtagtttacttcctttaaatgtttttttccttatcGTAACGTACCAACTCAATCTTCATCATGTAACGTAGGAATGACGTAactaaagtttaaaaaaaaagtatttatttatttatatctcGTACGGACATTAGTTTCCAGCTGGTGTCTTGTCAGCAAAAAGATCAAATTGTTTTGTCTGAAAACATATCTGAAACAAAAATCGTCATCCAAGTGCGGATTTGTCTCGGAGATGTCTCTTCGTGCTTTCATGCCCGTCGAGACATTGACCTAATCTCCGACAACGACCAACGGAACAAGAACACAAACATCAAACGATCAATGTGGATTACGAGGTTGAAGAGAGTTAGGAGAACGATATTGGTTCTCGGCATTGCCAATTTGGCCGTCATTGTCTCCGGCTGTGTTCTGACTCTCGTTTCCAACTCAAACTGCGACAGCGCCTCCCAGCTATTCCCCCTCTACGCTGTTTGTTTAGCCGCATGCGTCAAACTAGCCTCCATGGTTAAGGTTGCCACTACACAGGAACTCATGGCTATCACCATCATGGATTCTCCTACTCAGATCAGCCTCGATAGAAAGGTGACGTGTTAAACAATCAAAGTCTTTGAATGCATGGCCGGTCCCGAGATTTTAGAAACTTTGACGATTTTGTTATGatttcaataattaaaaaaaaaattggaaatttatatttacgtaatatttttcaaaaaaaaattggaagtcaTAGGCCAAAGATTACCAGGTCTATGCCCAGGACCGGCCCTGTTTGAATGTCATGTGACTCTAGAGGTCCATAGATATTTAGGATAGTGAGTATACATTTCAGTTTAGTGTGTTAATGACTATGGCAGATGAAGTATAAGACATGGCTTTGGTGGACTCGGTTTGCAATGGTAATAACTCTACTGCAGTTTCTTGGTGCAACTTACCTTATGTTCCGTGTCTCCACATTCGTTTCCCCTGATGGCATGCCAAGACATTGCGTTTTAGGTAAAACTTATGTCACAAAATTTACATTTGAGTTCTTTGTACTTATTCTTGATTTAAAATCTCTTTAGTAACTTTTTGTGCTCAGGGCTATCTCCAGAGACTCGTGGGTGGAAGCAAAGGCTGCAGGCTTCCTTCTTGATCACAGTTTGCTTCGTTGCGTTGGCTCAATGCTTCACGGGATCAGATATATTGCAATGGCGGTCTTTCTACGCAACTCAAGATGATGCATGGAAAGCTCATTACCAGGAGGTGTTTGACCATGGGATTCGTGAAGTTTTGTGCTGTCTTGGACGCCGTGAATATATGTACGTTATTCAGAAAGAACTTATTTCTTCTTCAGACTCTTGGCAAATTTGATATGTCTCTGTCTGCTTCCAGGGGTGTTATCGAGGAAGATGAAGTGTGTTCAGTTGCAAGACTGTTGGGTGATCTTGTTTCATATAGAGCATCAGGCACTGGCCATTTGGAGTTTTTGGCAGGTTAAAGATCTGAAACTCTTGTCTCTAGTTTTCTATTAGTTTATGAACCTTTTTTATCTAGTCTTTTGTCTATTGTCAGGCCTTGCTCTGTTGCAGAATAATAGCCAGTTTCCTAAATCATATGATGAGGACTGTATGGAAGCTCCAGCGTTTCATCTTCAGGAGGCTGCTACGTTTCATAAATTTGCTGAAGCTGCTTATACTGTACCTTTGAACTACACATACTCCAAAagctattttttaaatttggtagATGCATGTTTCTTAACCTGCGTGTGTGGTGGCATTATGCAGGGGCCACTGCTTGATGTTGGGAGAAACCCTGCCTTGTTTTTATGCACATGGGTCTGTAGGCAAGGGATCTTAACACCTTGGAGCCGTAAATGGTATACTATATACCTGGTTAGCTCGTTTCTATACGTTTTTCTCACTTGTCTGATAATGAGATAGAAAATTTTGTATGATATTAATGTAAGAAGTTTCCTTTCAGGAGGCCTAAACTTGATGGTGATAATTGGTGGAGAGGTCATGCAGCTGCCTTCCTTAAGTTTATAGATTTCCCTGCTCATGTTCTTCGCCGAGGTCGAATTTGtagtgtaagttttttttttcatttaatccTATGTTCTAATACCAATAATGAAGATGGGATTCATAGCAGTGTTGTGTCAGAAAGATCTTGTATGACCAGAGTTTATTAACGGGAGAGGAATCGAACCATTGTGTTAGAGGTCCACATTTCGAGTGACCGCTGGGatgaaactaatattatatattgtggTTTCGGCCTTTCGGGTCTGGGGGAATACATAACCTCCTATGGTCTAACACAACGAATCAAAATAGTGGAAAAACAACTGTTTGAAGTTGTTTGGTATCTTGTGGCTTCAATGCAGCCGTTTCTCATCTATTCGTGTAATTGTTCTTTTATTTCAGGAGAAGTGTAAAGCAACATACTTCGTTGTAGTCTTACATTATCTTAGATGTGTTGTAATTGCTGTTCGAGGAACTGAGACGGCTGAAGACCTCATAACTGATGGTTTAGGTCGTGCTTGTTCACTAACTCCTGAAGACTTGGACGGCCTAGCAAAGTTAGTCTCTATTTCTCTACTCGTTTCTTCTGCACCTAATCAGTGGTAATGATTCTCCCTTTCTGCCGTTTTCATGTGTGTTTATGTTGTAGTCGCATTCGTGTTATGGATTCTTCTCGTACACACTACGGGCATTCGGGAATAGTAGAAGCTGCGAGAGATCTATTTACGCAAATAGAAGGAGACCCTGGAGGTAAGAGTTTAGGTTATAATGTAAAAATGTTCATAACTTGTCACACAAGCTTTCTATaaagctatatatataaatggagAATGCAGAGTCAGGATCTAGTGGCTTCCTGTCCTCGTTGATTGGTGATGGAGGCGAGTGTGCTGGCTACAGCATTCGCATCGTTGGGCACTCCTTAGGAGGTGCTATTGCCTCCTTATTAGGAATTAGAGTATGTTTTCACTTCACAAAATATTACAGTACATTACCTTAACTCATCTTTTATGTCTGACTCTTGTTGGCGTATAGCTTCGTTGCAGATTCCCTGACCTATATGTATATGCCTACGGTCCCCTCCCATGTGTAGATCAAGATGTGGCAGAGGCATGTTCTGAATTTGTTACaaggttagattttttttattgaatcttGATGACTTTAATTTGTTTACATTAAGTCATTTATGTTAATCCTCAAACAGCATCGTACTGGATAATGAATTCTCATCACGCCTTTCGTATGGATCAATCCGCCGACTACAAGTAGCAGCAATCAAAGTCCTGTCTCAAGATCCTAAAGCTGACACAGCACTCATTTTCAGACTCGCACGCCGGTTCTTGTCTGCTAGCAAACGGCACAGACAAAATGATGTCCAAGAACAAACTACAGGAGAAGCTATACCATCAATAGTAGTTGGTAACAACTTTTATCTCTAAGTCTGATGATAACTCTTTAACTTATAGTTTTTCCATCAAGAAAGATTtgcttctcttcttgtctttttgtttttgtcagtTGACGATTCACAAGAAGAAGCAGTAGCAGAAATGAGGCAACATGATGAGGAATTCATTAATCCGTTCCACGAGACGGCGGTCTCAACAGATAGTCCTGTCTCTCAGTTTATAGGAACAGTTCAAACAAGAGTAGATGATGAAGCTCCGGAGATGTTCTTGCCTGGTTTAGTCATCCATATTGTACACGAAGGAAACAACATGAGCGTGCCTATATGGCGAGGGTGGCCGATATGTGATGTGCCAGATGGTTACAAAGCTTATGTTGCAAACAGAGAGAGCTTCAAAGAAATTATGGTTTCTCCATCAATGTTCCTTGATCATCTTCCCTGGAGGTAACTACTCTCCTCTTTATCCATAAcgtctatttttattttattttaaggtgAAGCTCTCTGAATCTTAGCTTTcgggatttttttttgttgtttcaatGCAGATGCAGACACGCAATGCAGAAGGTTTTAGAATCTCGCAATCTCTACTGCGACCTGACTAGTGATCTGACATAGTATGACACAAGACATGAAAGATGTTTCGATTAAATAACAGCAGAATGTGCATATATGTTTTCCTAACCAAACATTCAAACAACATTACTGAATGAACAATGTCATTTACCTTCATAATGGAATTagttatttctatttttggcaaaggCCACTAAAATAAAATGGTTAATATTTAGATGGTACGTGAAGTGATTTAACACTTGACTGGTTAGGACAGTTTGCAGTAATAGATTCCTTTAGTATTGTCGGCTACTAGTCGTTATTatagaattattttaaaatttaggtttTTTAGTTACTTGTGCAGCAAGAAGCTTTGAAATAATTATAGCTTTGATTTAGAATCAAATCCAAGAAGCCTCACTGCAGCTTCCTTGAAGAGCAGACTTGTCTCTTAATTTCTTAAAGTAAGGCAAAGATGGATAACCCTCGAACCAATTCTGGCTGCTATGATACATTCAAAGTAATATTCAAAAAGAAGTTTTGTTTAGACTATTAATATAGAAATTCATATTTGACAAGATTCTTTTTTCTTGTCAAAACTTCTCAAATTCGAAAACAGACAATGTTGGTgactataaaaagaaaaaggtagCAACTCAAGTTGGTTAGGATGCTCTTGAAAAATCATAATCTTATAGTGTTATTGGGGGGATCGTTTGAGATAGTTATTCGTTTTGCACTATATTGAAAGTTGAAAGAAGAGAAGCTGCTGGGTAGATCCATTGAAGCTGGGGATTTGGACT
Above is a window of Brassica napus cultivar Da-Ae chromosome A10, Da-Ae, whole genome shotgun sequence DNA encoding:
- the LOC106370169 gene encoding vesicle transport protein GOT1-like → MAYELTEQKKVGLGLIGFGLSFSFLGIILYFDRGLLALGNLFWLIGVGLLLGWQSTWRLFTNVNNLKGTVCFVLGLFLIFVRWPIIGIILEMYGCIVLFGGFWSTVKMFLSQIPFVGWMIQYPLMVLEQLVRGSR
- the LOC106370168 gene encoding diacylglycerol lipase-beta; this encodes MWITRLKRVRRTILVLGIANLAVIVSGCVLTLVSNSNCDSASQLFPLYAVCLAACVKLASMVKVATTQELMAITIMDSPTQISLDRKMKYKTWLWWTRFAMVITLLQFLGATYLMFRVSTFVSPDGMPRHCVLGLSPETRGWKQRLQASFLITVCFVALAQCFTGSDILQWRSFYATQDDAWKAHYQEVFDHGIREVLCCLGRREYMGVIEEDEVCSVARLLGDLVSYRASGTGHLEFLAGLALLQNNSQFPKSYDEDCMEAPAFHLQEAATFHKFAEAAYTGPLLDVGRNPALFLCTWVCRQGILTPWSRKWRPKLDGDNWWRGHAAAFLKFIDFPAHVLRRGRICSEKCKATYFVVVLHYLRCVVIAVRGTETAEDLITDGLGRACSLTPEDLDGLANRIRVMDSSRTHYGHSGIVEAARDLFTQIEGDPGESGSSGFLSSLIGDGGECAGYSIRIVGHSLGGAIASLLGIRLRCRFPDLYVYAYGPLPCVDQDVAEACSEFVTSIVLDNEFSSRLSYGSIRRLQVAAIKVLSQDPKADTALIFRLARRFLSASKRHRQNDVQEQTTGEAIPSIVVVDDSQEEAVAEMRQHDEEFINPFHETAVSTDSPVSQFIGTVQTRVDDEAPEMFLPGLVIHIVHEGNNMSVPIWRGWPICDVPDGYKAYVANRESFKEIMVSPSMFLDHLPWRCRHAMQKVLESRNLYCDLTSDLT